The genome window CTGATCAGGATTCCCGGCGGCAGCATCAGTGACCGATTCGGCGGCGAGAACGTCGCCATCGCGAGCTTCAGCGTCATGGCCATCGGCGCCGTCGTCATGACCTTTGCGAGCGGATTCTGGCCTGCGTTCGTCGGGATGATGATCCTCGGCACAGGGATGGGTATCGCGAATGCTGCCATCTTCGAGTTGGTGCCGAAGTTCGTCCCCGAAGCTGTCGGCGGCGCCTCCGGCTGGATCAGCGGCGTTGGCGGCGGCGGGACGCTCATCATCCTCCCGGCGCTGGGCTACTACACTGACGTCTTTGGGCAAATCGGCTACGCACGCGGGTTCTCCCTGTTCGTCGTCCTGAGTGTGGTCTGTGCCCTGGTCTCGTGGGGGCTGAAGCGATACGAGCCTGACGTCGATGCGGAGGTTGACGAAACTCCTGTTCACTGAGGTGGTAATCCTAGGACGTCACTGGCAGTCCCAGATTTTGGGCGGCGACAATTCACTACGGAGCTGTCAGCGACCCACCGCTGAAGCGGTGGGCTTGTCGGTGGACTCCCGTTCGAACTCTAAACTGGAGTGGACGTTGGACACGTCGCTCACGTTCAACGTCCCCGACTTCAGGGCAAGCTGACCGTTGCCCAACCCAGAGGGGCGTTTGCCCTCCGGTAAAGCTATCAATCTGAGGCCGACGTTCTTCGCGGCGTTGTAGTCGCCGTCAACCTCGTACCCACACTCGTTGCATGCGAACCAGCTGTCCGAGTCACGGTTCGTGCTGGATTGATGGCCGCATTTCGAGCAGGTCTGCGAGGAGAAGGCCGGGTTGACCGACTCGACGCGGATACCGTACTCGGCGGCCTTGTACGCGATTTGCTCTTGGAGTTCGCGGAACGCCCAGTTGTGCATCTGCCGTTTCAGGCGGTCGTCGTGGGCGTCCATCCGCTCGCGGATGTGGGTCAGGTCTTCGACGGCGATGTACGCGCAGTCGTGTCGCAGGGCTTCCTCCACGATTCCGCGAGAAATGTTGTGCAGGCGGTTCAGGACGAAGCGGTTTTCACGCCCCGACAGTCGCTCTAACGCCTGCCGAGCGGAGCGTGTGCCTTTGTCCTGAAGGCCTCGCCGTACGCGGAAGTAGTCTTTCGTTGCCTGTTGTCCCCGTTCTTCGAGCGCGTTCAGAAGGTCATCGAAACTGGAGAATCCCTCACCCATACCGGAAACAGAAGGTGGCTGATCAACGATATAGAGTACGTGGAGGGTTGCATCATGGGTTTCAGCGAGGTCGAGTGCCATATCCACCGCTGGCTTGACCTGGTCACTACCGTCCGTCGGGATGAGTATTCGGTTGAACATACGTTGATGCGTGCCCCTCGGTACTAATTGGATTGCAATACGGATCAAGCGGCCGGTTACAGGCAAGGAGAAAGAGGAGGCGATGAGTTGCCGACGCCGAATGTTCGGCACCACAACTGTTACGGTGGTTGGGATGCTACCAATGCACATGTTTGATTCGCTCCTTCTCGCAACGGACGGGAGCGGAAATCGCCGGGCGATACAGCACGTGCTTGATCTCGCCACCCAGCATAATGCGACAGTACACGCACTCTACGTGATCGATATTGTCCGAAGTGGGCCTGGAATCATGGGACGGTCAAACACCGAATCAAGTCTTCATGACGAAGGGCGTGACGCCCTGGAATCTATCAGCCTCGCCGCACAGGACCGCGACATATCGATCGTCACCGAGATACGGGAGGGGAGGCCAGCCCGAGAAATCTGTACCTATGCGAACGAAGCGGACGTCGATTTACTCATTCTCAGCCCACACGGCCGGTCCGGTTTTGCCCGACTCCTCCGTGGGAGCGTCACGGAGCAGACGCTCCGCCAGGCAGAACAGCCAGTCCTGACAATACGAAAGGAGCCGGTCGGGGAGGGAATTGAGGTTCCGGCACAGAACTGAGATTCGACCACTTCGCCCTCGTACACCACTTGCTCGTAGGAGGATCGAACGGTACTGTCGGGTGTTTCGATCACGTGGGTCGGTCGCCACATACCGTCCAGGTCATACTCTGCCCCACGTTCCCAAGGAAATACCCGACGAGTGCCCACAGGAAACCACCCTCTAAGCCGTAAACCATGAATCCGACGACGGCACCGAGCACCCCGAGGCCGAATGCGAGATTCCGTATCACGAAGGACGGTGAGAGCACATTTTCTCTACAGGTGGTGACGAGGAGAGTATTGCTCCGAACATCTTCGCCTTGGCTCACGAACCGAACGGAGAGAAGTTTGAGCAATCTTCGATGGAGGCGATCGGATTCGTCGTGTCCGACTAGCACAGCGATCTGGATCCCTCTCTACGCTCGGTGCCGCCCCCCAGCCCGATTCCCACTTCGTGTTCGCTTTCAGGACCCGCCATCGTCGTCAGACTTCGGCAGGACTCTGAAGGGGCGCATCATGTCGTGGTCTTCGTGTTCGAGCATGTGGCAGTGCCACATGTACCAGCCAATCTGATCGTTGAATAGCCCCTCAAACTCCCCGAAGTAAACGATCACGTGGGTCACCTCGCCTGGGTTTACATTGATGACGTCGTTCCAGCCCGTTTCTTCCGGTGCCGGAGGTTCGAGCGCCTCGACATCGATCATCTCCGCCTCAGGGTCATATTCACTGTACGGCTGTCGCCCAAGCATCTGGAAATGTACGAGATGCATATGCATCGGGTGTGACATTCCCGTCAGATTCGCGAAGCTCCAGATTTCCGTATCGTTGAGGGCCGGTTCTTCGGTAACCGGATCGTACAGTTTGTGCGGTGAGGACTCCGCATCCGACCCGAGGAGATGTAAGGGTCGTCCGTAATCGTCAGAACTCATGGTCATCGGAAGGTACCGTTCCTTGTCGACCGAGTCGACGGGAATTTCTGGCACATTCGCCAACGTACTCGGGACCTGGCTCCGATCGTCGACGCCATCGGAGGCGACGTCGAGAAGCATCACGTCGGGGAGCGGCTGCTGATTTCCGGTATTTATGTCCGGGCCACGGTAAGGCGCCCTGGCGTCGTTGTGAACTAGAAGCGTCTGCCCGGCGTAGTCCGAGAAATCAACGACGACATCGGCACGCTTGCCGGTGCCTATCTCGAGACGATCCTCGATCGGAGCTGGTGCAGGTAGCAGCCCCCCGTCGTTTCCAATAAGGGTGAACGGAGGTCCGCTCGTTTCGGTCGTTTCGGTCGACTCGTCGTACTCGAACAGCTTCAGGTTGTAGTATCGACAGTTCGAACCGTTGAGGATCCGAAATCGGTACTTCCTCGGCTCTACCGACAGCCTGGGCCAGGCCTTCCCGTTGACGACGGATGTGTCACCGAAGAACTGCGGAACGATGCTCGGGGTTGGCTTCGACGAGTCGCTGTTCGTCCCCGAGCGGGCAGTCGGGTAGTATAACGAACCGTCGTCGTTGAAGCTGCGGTCCTGGAGCACGAGTGGAATTTCGTACTCCCCCGACGGCAGGCCAAGTGACTCTTCTCGGTCGTTTCGGAGGAGATAGAGCCCGGCCAGACCAGCGTAGACGTTCAGTCGAGTGATTCCGAGCGAGTGGTCGTGATACCAGAGCGTGGCCGGGGGCTGATCGTTCACGTAGTAGTAGTCTTTGTTCTCGAACTTCGGGCCAGTTTGCTCGAAGTCCTTCGTGAACCACGCTGTCGGCTTGCCGTCGCTCTGGTGTTCGATGTTCCCACCGTGAAGGTGGGTCACGACCCGCACGCCGGTACTGTCGTAAGGGATCTTGCTGCTGTGTATTGTCTCATCCACTGGCAGCAGATGCTCGTCTGGTAATTTGTTCTTCCAGCGTACTTGAACGGGTTCCCCCTGCCGTGCCTCTATTGTCGGCCCAGGGTACTGGCCGTCGTATCCCCAGACTGTTGTAGGTGGGAGGTTGGGATGAATTTTCTGCTCAACCTCGCGCATTTCCACCTCGTAATAGGGTGTCCCATCTTTCTCCCCAACTGGTTCAATGACACCTGGCCGGGGGACCTCAACGAGCCACTTTTCCAAATCAGGCGACGAATGCTCGGTTGCGACTGGTTGCGACTGAGTCTCTGTATTTCCAGAAGGTGCTGTACACCCTGCGAGACCCAGCGCGCCAGCACTGCCTGTAGCCGCTAAAAATTCACGCCGGGATAGGCCAGTTCCACGCGCTCCAAGATACTCACTCGTTCTCATGAGTAGACCCTTGTGGGCAGTGACAGTCAGTCAACGGCGGAATCCCGAACGGTGGGAATTCGCCGAAGTGGTCTATCGGTAGCGTTCCGATAGTTACGAATGGACCTCGATATGTCCTGAACGCTAGTGACCCGTTGCAACCGCGGGTCAGGTCACGACCAGGAAATCCTTGCAATCTGGTCGCCCAATGCAGGGACATGGTCAACAACGTAAATTGCGACAGATCACGGACAATCAACCCCTGTGCCCGACTTGACAATACAGACAGACCCATCCCGTGATTGCGGACTCTCCGGCGTCACTGTGGATGGTAACCCCCGAATCATGGATAGGATCGGGGCGTAACCCTATGTGTGACAGGGATCCTAGACTGGGGCAACTCCCGACATTAATGAATCATAATCGGATAACATATCCCGGATACAGTCCAACAACAGGTAATGGTGCGCGATTCAGTGTCATTCGAGGATTCCCCATCGTTGCGGACTGTCCTTGATGCGCTGGACGACGCCGATTGCCGGACCATCCTCCGTGAAATATCTGAACCCATGACCGCAACCCAACTAATCGAGACGTGTGACATTCCCAAATCAACGGTGTACCGAAAACTCGAACTTCTCAGTAAGGCCTCACTGGTTCGCGAGAGAGACACGATAAATCCCGGCGGCGGTCGAACTACGACATACGAGCGGGATTTCAACGATGTGATCTTCTCCATTGACGATTCCGGCGACTTATCGGTCACAGTCGAACGGCCACCGCGGAGCGCCGACGAACGACTCGAAGATATCTGGTCGAGAATGGGGGAGGAGCTATGATATGGGTCACAACAGCTATCGTCGTGGTGAAAACAGTGATATTGCTGTTAGGGAGCGGGATCACGTATATCGCATTTCGAGCCTATCGTCGAACCGGAACGCCTTCGCTCCGGGCGCTTGGCATCGGGTTTGGAATCATCACGCTCGGCGCGTTGCTCGCTGGTATCGCTCATCAAGTTCTCTCTGTGTCTCTGGAGATGGGAATCCTGATCAACAGCATCCTCGTAGCGGTCGGACTAGGCATCATTCTGTACTCGCTGTATCTCGAACGCGGATGAGCGACACGAACGCCGCTGAGCGATAGCCCGGTTTTGTGCGCCGTGAAGGGGTGCGGCGCGTCCTGACTGTCGGACAGGCCGAACTTGATTCGGTGATTTTCTATGACTACCACCAATGCATCGGTCTCTTTCGACGAGATCGACACACGACTAGACGAGATGCACAGTATGATTGAAGTCTACCCGTTTTGGCATAGGAGATTCTCCCTTTCTACCGAGAAGAACAAAATCACAATGACAGGAGCGTACCGACGGAGACAGCTGAGGATGTGAGGACACTCTCCAGGTCGAATGGTAGTTCGTGAGACGTTGTTTTTGCGCCCGGGAGAGGGGCGCAGGGCGCGAGACGATGCAGTCGCACGTCGACGAGGATTCCTGAAGTGAGGTGACTGAGATGAAAGATCCAGAGTCCAGAACCATCTTCGCTGGCGTCGATGGGCGTACCGACACCGAACTACCAGAGTGGTACCGAGAGTGGCATGGAGATGCAGACCCCGTGACCTTCGCCGAAGCGATTCGCGATCTTCCGCAGTCGCTCAGCGGGTCGAGAGTTTATAACGCATTACGGGGGAACCGCGGAGGGAGGTGACGGAGCTTTGACCGACCATATCTGTGACTACTGTGGCGAGTCATTTGCGACCTCCCACGAGTTGGGTGGCCACGTAACCGCGGTCCATCGTCGCGACCAGATCGTAACAGACGCGGACGTAATTCTCGACGATATTCGACGTGTCGCAGACAAATTAGGAAAACCGCCGACAGCAAAGGAGATGAGCGAGCACGGAGAATACTCCCAGCGCGTCTGCCAGAACAAATTCGGGAGCTGGAACGAGGCCCTGCGTGAGGCTGGCTACGCTCCGAATCGGAAATTCCGACTCACCGATCAGGACCTGGTGGACGAGATTGACCGGCTTGCGGAGCAGATCGGTCGCCCGCCATCGAGCGGGGAGATGGATCGGATTGGGGAGTATCATAGATGGACATATGACCACCGATTTGGGGGGTGGGAAGAGGCACTCACCGAAGCTGGCTTCTCACAACCACGGTCCTATCAAGAACGTTCAGAGATTCCGTACGGGCCAAATTGGCCGGAGAAACGGCGGCAAGCACTGGAACGTGATGACTTCCAGTGCCAAACGCCGTGGTGTGGGATTACCCAAGCGGATCATCAAGAGCAAGTTGGGAAGGACATCTCTGTCCACCATTTGGTCCCGCGGAAGTTCTTTGTCACCCCCGATGGGCAGTTTGACCACGAACAGGCGAATCGAGTCTCGAATCTCGTGACGGTCTGTTCGAAGCATCATCTCATCTGGGAAGCCGTCGCCCCGCAGCGATTGGATACGATTGTCGACGCCACACAGCCACCAAATCGAGGTGGGCCGGAGGGTGTTGCTCTCCCTCTACGAGGGGATGAGAGGTAGCCCCCTCGTGATTCAAATGAGACAGACAGATGAGCCTCTCCCGACACCCAATCCAGGCGATCTCACGAACAGAGAACGACTCCGGAGGCACCTCACCAATGCCCTCGAAAGCGCCGAGTCGGCAGAGACGAAAGTCCATCTCCGGGGAGCCCTTGCTGCCTGGCAGGATCTTCCGCCGACACCACTCGTCGAGTGTCCGCTCTGTGGAAAAGTCGGGCTTCCAGAGCGAATCCAAGCTCACGAGTGTCGGCAGTCGTAGCGTCGTTTTTTGCGCCTCGATGGGTGGAGGCGCAGATCAGAACGCTTCGCGCCTTCGGAGGATGCTATGAAAGACCCAGAGGAAGCTACGGTCTTCGCAGGCCTTGATGGGCGAACCAACACCGAACTACCCGAGTGGTACGCCGAGCAATACGGAGGTCCCGAACCAATCAGCTTCAGTGCGGCGATTCGAGAGCTTCCCCAAGCAGTCGACACAGCAGTCGCATATCGCAACCCGTACGCCG of Halolamina sp. CBA1230 contains these proteins:
- a CDS encoding helix-turn-helix domain-containing protein: MVRDSVSFEDSPSLRTVLDALDDADCRTILREISEPMTATQLIETCDIPKSTVYRKLELLSKASLVRERDTINPGGGRTTTYERDFNDVIFSIDDSGDLSVTVERPPRSADERLEDIWSRMGEEL
- a CDS encoding homing endonuclease associated repeat-containing protein, whose product is MTDHICDYCGESFATSHELGGHVTAVHRRDQIVTDADVILDDIRRVADKLGKPPTAKEMSEHGEYSQRVCQNKFGSWNEALREAGYAPNRKFRLTDQDLVDEIDRLAEQIGRPPSSGEMDRIGEYHRWTYDHRFGGWEEALTEAGFSQPRSYQERSEIPYGPNWPEKRRQALERDDFQCQTPWCGITQADHQEQVGKDISVHHLVPRKFFVTPDGQFDHEQANRVSNLVTVCSKHHLIWEAVAPQRLDTIVDATQPPNRGGPEGVALPLRGDER
- a CDS encoding universal stress protein, with translation MFDSLLLATDGSGNRRAIQHVLDLATQHNATVHALYVIDIVRSGPGIMGRSNTESSLHDEGRDALESISLAAQDRDISIVTEIREGRPAREICTYANEADVDLLILSPHGRSGFARLLRGSVTEQTLRQAEQPVLTIRKEPVGEGIEVPAQN
- a CDS encoding RNA-guided endonuclease TnpB family protein yields the protein MFNRILIPTDGSDQVKPAVDMALDLAETHDATLHVLYIVDQPPSVSGMGEGFSSFDDLLNALEERGQQATKDYFRVRRGLQDKGTRSARQALERLSGRENRFVLNRLHNISRGIVEEALRHDCAYIAVEDLTHIRERMDAHDDRLKRQMHNWAFRELQEQIAYKAAEYGIRVESVNPAFSSQTCSKCGHQSSTNRDSDSWFACNECGYEVDGDYNAAKNVGLRLIALPEGKRPSGLGNGQLALKSGTLNVSDVSNVHSSLEFERESTDKPTASAVGR
- a CDS encoding multicopper oxidase family protein: MRTSEYLGARGTGLSRREFLAATGSAGALGLAGCTAPSGNTETQSQPVATEHSSPDLEKWLVEVPRPGVIEPVGEKDGTPYYEVEMREVEQKIHPNLPPTTVWGYDGQYPGPTIEARQGEPVQVRWKNKLPDEHLLPVDETIHSSKIPYDSTGVRVVTHLHGGNIEHQSDGKPTAWFTKDFEQTGPKFENKDYYYVNDQPPATLWYHDHSLGITRLNVYAGLAGLYLLRNDREESLGLPSGEYEIPLVLQDRSFNDDGSLYYPTARSGTNSDSSKPTPSIVPQFFGDTSVVNGKAWPRLSVEPRKYRFRILNGSNCRYYNLKLFEYDESTETTETSGPPFTLIGNDGGLLPAPAPIEDRLEIGTGKRADVVVDFSDYAGQTLLVHNDARAPYRGPDINTGNQQPLPDVMLLDVASDGVDDRSQVPSTLANVPEIPVDSVDKERYLPMTMSSDDYGRPLHLLGSDAESSPHKLYDPVTEEPALNDTEIWSFANLTGMSHPMHMHLVHFQMLGRQPYSEYDPEAEMIDVEALEPPAPEETGWNDVINVNPGEVTHVIVYFGEFEGLFNDQIGWYMWHCHMLEHEDHDMMRPFRVLPKSDDDGGS